One genomic region from Chionomys nivalis chromosome 17, mChiNiv1.1, whole genome shotgun sequence encodes:
- the Kcnj4 gene encoding inward rectifier potassium channel 4, which translates to MHGHSRNGQAHVPRRKRRNRFVKKNGQCNVYFANLSNKSQRYMADIFTTCVDTRWRYMLMIFSAAFLVSWLFFGLLFWCIAFFHGDLEASPSVPAAGGPGGNGGAAPTAPKPCIMHVNGFLGAFLFSVETQTTIGYGFRCVTEECPLAVIAVVVQSIVGCVIDSFMIGTIMAKMARPKKRAQTLLFSHHAVISVRDGKLCLMWRVGNLRKSHIVEAHVRAQLIKPYMTQEGEYLPLDQRDLNVGYDIGLDRIFLVSPIIIVHEIDEDSPLYGMGKEELESEDFEIVVILEGMVEATAMTTQARSSYLASEILWGHRFEPVVFEEKSHYKVDYSRFHKTYEVAGTPCCSARELQESKITVLPAPPPPPSAFCYENELALMSQEEEEMEEEAAAAAAVAAGLGLEAGSKEEAGIIRMLEFGSHLDLERMQATLPLDNISYRRESAI; encoded by the coding sequence ATGCACGGACACAGCCGAAACGGGCAGGCCCACGTGCCCCGGCGGAAACGCCGCAACCGCTTCGTCAAGAAGAACGGCCAGTGCAACGTCTACTTTGCCAACCTGAGCAACAAGTCCCAGCGTTACATGGCGGACATCTTCACCACCTGTGTGGACACACGCTGGCGCTACATGCTCATGATCTTTTCCGCGGCCTTCCTCGTCTCCTGGCTCTTTTTTGGCCTCCTTTTCTGGTGCATTGCCTTCTTCCACGGTGACCTGGAGGCCAGCCCCTCGGTGCCTGCTGCAGGAGGCCCGGGGGGCAATGGTGGGGCAGCCCCGACGGCACCCAAACCCTGCATCATGCATGTAAACGGCTTTTTGGGAGCCTTCCTGTTCTCAGTGGAGACACAGACGACCATCGGTTATGGGTTCCGGTGTGTGACGGAGGAATGCCCGTTGGCCGTCATTGCAGTGGTGGTCCAGTCCATCGTGGGCTGTGTCATCGACTCCTTCATGATTGGCACTATCATGGCCAAGATGGCACGGCCCAAGAAGAGGGCACAGACGCTGCTGTTTAGCCACCATGCGGTCATCTCAGTGCGTGATGGCAAGCTCTGCCTGATGTGGCGTGTGGGCAACCTGCGCAAGAGCCACATTGTGGAGGCCCATGTCCGAGCTCAGCTCATCAAGCCCTACATGACCCAAGAGGGCGAGTACCTGCCGCTGGACCAGCGGGACCTCAACGTGGGCTATGATATCGGCCTGGACCGCATCTTCTTGGTGTCACCCATCATCATCGTCCACGAGATTGATGAGGACAGTCCACTCTACGGCATGGGCAAGGAGGAACTGGAGTCGGAGGACTTCGAGATTGTGGTTATCCTGGAGGGCATGGTGGAGGCCACAGCTATGACCACGCAGGCCCGCAGTTCCTACCTGGCCAGTGAGATCCTGTGGGGCCACCGGTTCGAGCCCGTGGTCTTTGAGGAGAAGAGTCACTACAAGGTGGACTACTCACGATTCCACAAGACCTACGAGGTGGCTGGCACGCCCTGCTGCTCTGCCCGTGAGCTGCAGGAGAGCAAGATTACGGTGCTGCCCGCCCCACCGCCCCCTCCCAGTGCCTTCTGCTATGAAAACGAGCTGGCCCTCATGagccaggaggaagaggagatggaagaggaagcCGCGGCTGCAGCCGCCGTGGCTGCAGGCCTGGGCCTGGAGGCAGGTTCCAAAGAGGAGGCAGGTATCATTCGGATGCTTGAGTTTGGTAGCCATCTGGATCTGGAGCGCATGCAAGCCACCCTCCCGCTGGACAATATTTCCTACCGCAGGGAGTCTGCCATCTGA